A section of the Verrucomicrobium sp. GAS474 genome encodes:
- a CDS encoding metallophosphoesterase family protein — protein MNAKIVRMPPILGSTHPSLVPFSSIPAVTYAVGDIHGRADLLKELLFMILTHRKQIHGSAKIVFLGDYVDRGPDEARVIDILRSKKLRKDFDEVVILKGNHELMLIDELTSYMADKTKISEGKFSVAKLYTRDYDAFTISLRTLRDFLEKMPLFHSDGIRLFTHAGVGPTSEIGSWSADDLLWYCGPVQDLTGRLVVHGHTIVWDGPVANRSAVNVDTGAFMSGRLTVAIFEGSSRQPTFLSTMPTDSPTTL, from the coding sequence GTGAATGCGAAAATCGTTCGAATGCCACCCATACTAGGCAGCACCCATCCATCCCTTGTGCCGTTTTCTTCCATTCCCGCCGTGACATATGCTGTCGGGGACATTCACGGTCGAGCTGATCTCTTGAAAGAGCTTCTCTTTATGATCCTCACCCATCGAAAGCAGATCCATGGTTCTGCCAAAATCGTTTTCCTGGGGGACTACGTTGATCGTGGCCCCGATGAAGCTCGAGTCATCGATATTCTCCGTTCCAAAAAGCTTCGAAAAGACTTTGACGAAGTGGTGATTCTGAAAGGCAATCACGAACTCATGTTGATCGACGAACTAACCTCATACATGGCTGATAAAACCAAAATATCGGAAGGGAAATTTTCGGTAGCGAAACTGTATACTCGAGATTACGACGCCTTCACGATCAGTCTTCGAACATTGAGAGATTTCTTGGAAAAGATGCCTCTCTTTCATTCGGACGGAATCCGACTCTTCACCCATGCTGGAGTTGGGCCGACGTCAGAGATTGGATCGTGGTCCGCTGATGATCTCTTGTGGTATTGCGGCCCGGTACAGGACCTAACAGGGCGCTTGGTGGTTCACGGTCACACGATTGTCTGGGATGGCCCTGTGGCAAACCGATCTGCCGTGAACGTGGACACAGGAGCCTTTATGAGTGGCCGTCTTACTGTCGCAATTTTTGAAGGCTCGTCCAGGCAGCCGACTTTTCTGTCGACAATGCCCACCGATTCTCCAACAACCCTCTAA